In Dissulfurirhabdus thermomarina, one genomic interval encodes:
- the uvrA gene encoding excinuclease ABC subunit UvrA, giving the protein MTRKGPKSGGRTVPAIHARGLAHHNLKGIDLDLPLHRVIVVTGPSGAGKSTLAFDTLYAEAQRRYVETFSPYARQFLERLPRPEAAELSNLPPAVAIGQANPVRSARSTVGTLSEATYPARLLFHRAAVLHCPGCGRPVADEGPGDVWRAVAEAAARGGRGAVVLTAEVAAGAAAELARLGYHRELIGGEVRELGDGPGPRQVVVDRFPLEAARQERVLDSAEQAFALGGGRMRLRLPDAPPRAFSRGRHCARCDRSFPAPVPALFSFNSPAGACPACQGFGRVTGVDWDLVVPDPSLSVAAGAIRPLENWPEEKAQLLAWLRRRGVPEDTPWNRLDEATRAAVREGDGDWPGLRAYFDWLEGKRYKAHVRMWLARYRAYRTCSACGGRRFREETLRYRLGGRTIADFYALPLDEALEWVRGLAPGLSGDAAAERLRDDLERRLDTLCRAGLGYLALDRQSRSLSGGEVARVSLARAIGTDLSETLYVLDEPTTGLHPVDNRRLLDLFRALVERDNTVLVVEHDPVVVKGADLVVALGPGSGEAGGRLAYLGPPGRLREPRAAAPAPPPAAVPAPPGGAIEVLGAAENNLRDLDVAFPLGRFTCLTGVSGSGKSTLLELVLHRGLLRLKGLPTEPPGRFREIRGAGAVDRVHLVNQAPLGRTPRGCPATYLDLLTPVRRLLAATPAARAAGLGPGAFSFNTAGGRCEACAGQGVEWVEMQFLPDVALPCPACRGRRFGAEVLAVRHRGRNIADILDLTLDAAAEALPEVLGRSGPLAAARQLGLGHLRLGQPLNTLSGGEAQRLRLARSLGSAGAARDLYLLDEPSAGLHPREAARLAEALRRLTAAGHTVVAVEHDLELVRRADWVVDLGPGGGAAGGRLVYAGPPGDLAGRAGSATGAALAAAASPPPRRPRRRPRQGTRRAIRIRGARHHNLRDLDVDIPRGRLVVITGVSGSGKSSLAFDVVFSEGQRRYVEGLSFYMRQFIRMYERPEVDRVTGLTPTVAIEQRTSRAGPRSTVATLTEVAHHLRLLYAKAARAFCPGCGRPLEAMDRETLHRRIREEARGEARLLAPRVRRRKGWHRPVVEAAVRAGLSEVRVDGVLHRVPPPPPLSRHGVHTVEWVFGPFTPGVLAPDALRDLADAALAAGGGELVLLDAAGERRLSLHHACPDCGRALPDPDPLLFSFHTPAGACPDCGGLGHPEGKEIPCPACGGSRLCAEARAWRLGGLGLDALSAMEIGEARRVLADWLEIPPWDERLDPVGRPLAREALRRLEFLEAVGLDYLPLDRGGDTLSGGEAQRLRLAAQAGSGLSGLTVVLDEPTIGLHPSDTRRLVAALRDLRDQGNTVVVVEHDEETLLAADWVLDLGPGGGRDGGRLVAQGPPGRIRRSRASATAAALRSPGRHRLAGKDRPAPPERRLRIRNVRHRNLRIPELEIPLGALVAVTGVSGSGKTTLVEEVLRPAVEARGSGRAADGVAGAEALARVAVVDHAPIGRTPRSCPASYVGLLGVIRSLLARVPAARARGYGAGRFSFNVRGGRCEDCEGRGSRRVRLGILPDVDVTCETCGGRRFRPETLDIRYRGRNIHDILSMTFEEAAEFFAAVPPIRRTAETVCRLGLGYLVLGQPSPTLSGGEAQRIKLAKELGAPMRRPALILLDEPTTGLHMADTARLVDHLQCLVDRGHTVVVVEHNLDVIAAADWIVDLGPGGGARGGRLCFAGRPRELADPGVDTPTARALQAYLAGGPPDAGADRRATRPD; this is encoded by the coding sequence TTGACCCGGAAGGGGCCGAAGAGCGGCGGGCGGACCGTCCCCGCCATCCACGCCCGGGGGCTCGCCCACCACAACCTGAAGGGGATCGACCTCGACCTCCCCCTCCACCGCGTCATCGTGGTGACCGGGCCCTCCGGGGCGGGAAAGTCCACCCTGGCCTTCGATACCCTCTACGCCGAGGCCCAGCGCCGGTACGTGGAGACCTTCTCCCCCTACGCCCGCCAGTTCCTGGAGCGGCTCCCGCGGCCCGAGGCCGCCGAGCTCTCCAACCTGCCCCCGGCCGTGGCCATCGGCCAGGCCAACCCCGTCCGGAGCGCCCGGTCCACCGTGGGGACCCTCTCCGAGGCGACCTACCCGGCACGGCTCCTCTTCCACCGGGCCGCCGTCCTCCACTGCCCGGGATGCGGGCGCCCCGTGGCGGACGAGGGACCCGGGGACGTCTGGCGGGCGGTGGCCGAGGCCGCCGCCCGGGGCGGGCGCGGCGCCGTCGTGCTCACCGCCGAGGTGGCGGCCGGCGCCGCAGCCGAGCTGGCCCGCCTGGGATACCACCGGGAGCTCATCGGCGGCGAGGTCCGCGAGCTCGGGGACGGGCCGGGGCCCCGCCAGGTCGTGGTGGACCGGTTTCCCCTGGAGGCCGCCCGGCAAGAGCGCGTCCTCGACTCCGCGGAGCAGGCCTTCGCCCTGGGCGGCGGGCGGATGCGGCTCCGCCTCCCGGACGCCCCGCCCCGGGCCTTCAGCCGGGGCCGCCACTGCGCCCGGTGCGACCGGAGTTTCCCCGCCCCCGTCCCCGCCCTCTTCTCCTTCAACAGCCCCGCCGGGGCCTGCCCCGCCTGCCAGGGGTTCGGCCGGGTGACCGGCGTGGACTGGGACCTGGTGGTCCCGGACCCGTCCTTGTCCGTGGCGGCGGGGGCGATCCGGCCCCTGGAGAACTGGCCGGAGGAGAAGGCGCAGCTCCTCGCCTGGCTCCGCCGGCGGGGCGTCCCGGAGGACACCCCCTGGAACCGCCTCGACGAGGCCACCCGGGCGGCCGTCCGGGAAGGCGACGGCGACTGGCCCGGCCTCCGGGCCTACTTCGACTGGCTCGAGGGCAAGCGCTACAAGGCCCACGTCCGCATGTGGCTCGCCCGGTACCGGGCCTACCGGACCTGCTCCGCCTGCGGCGGCCGCCGCTTCCGGGAAGAGACCCTCCGCTACCGGCTCGGCGGGCGCACCATCGCCGACTTCTACGCCCTCCCCCTGGACGAGGCCCTGGAGTGGGTCCGCGGCCTGGCCCCCGGGCTCTCCGGCGACGCCGCCGCCGAGCGCCTCCGGGACGACCTCGAGCGGCGTCTCGACACCCTCTGCCGGGCCGGCCTCGGCTACCTGGCGCTGGACCGGCAGTCCCGGTCGCTCTCCGGCGGCGAGGTGGCCCGGGTCTCCCTGGCCCGGGCCATCGGGACCGACCTATCGGAGACCCTCTACGTCCTCGACGAACCCACCACCGGGCTCCACCCCGTGGACAACCGGCGGCTCCTGGACCTCTTCCGCGCCCTGGTGGAGCGCGACAACACCGTCCTCGTGGTGGAACACGACCCGGTGGTCGTGAAAGGAGCGGACCTGGTGGTGGCCCTCGGGCCCGGATCGGGCGAGGCGGGCGGCCGTCTCGCCTATCTCGGGCCGCCGGGGCGGCTCCGGGAGCCCCGGGCCGCCGCCCCGGCGCCGCCCCCCGCCGCCGTGCCGGCGCCGCCGGGGGGAGCCATCGAGGTGCTGGGCGCCGCCGAGAACAACCTCCGGGACCTCGACGTGGCCTTTCCGCTGGGCCGCTTCACGTGTCTCACCGGGGTCTCGGGCTCCGGCAAGTCCACCCTCCTCGAGCTGGTCCTCCACCGGGGCCTCCTCCGCCTGAAGGGCCTCCCCACGGAGCCCCCGGGCCGGTTCCGCGAGATCCGGGGGGCCGGGGCGGTGGACCGGGTGCACCTCGTGAACCAGGCCCCGCTGGGGCGCACCCCCCGGGGCTGCCCGGCCACCTACCTGGACCTGCTCACCCCCGTCCGGCGCCTGCTGGCCGCCACTCCGGCGGCCCGGGCCGCCGGGCTCGGGCCCGGGGCCTTCTCCTTCAACACGGCCGGCGGACGGTGCGAGGCCTGCGCCGGGCAGGGGGTGGAATGGGTGGAGATGCAGTTCCTTCCGGACGTCGCCCTCCCCTGCCCCGCCTGCCGCGGCCGGCGGTTCGGCGCCGAGGTCCTGGCCGTGCGCCACCGGGGTCGGAACATCGCCGACATCCTGGACCTCACCCTGGACGCGGCGGCCGAGGCCCTCCCGGAGGTGCTCGGCCGGTCCGGCCCCCTCGCCGCCGCCCGGCAGCTCGGCCTCGGCCACCTGCGGCTGGGCCAGCCGCTCAACACCCTCTCGGGCGGGGAGGCCCAGCGGCTCCGGCTGGCCCGCTCCCTGGGATCGGCGGGCGCCGCCCGGGACCTCTACCTCCTGGACGAGCCCTCGGCCGGGCTCCACCCCCGGGAGGCGGCCCGGCTGGCCGAGGCCCTGCGGCGGCTCACCGCCGCCGGCCACACGGTGGTGGCGGTGGAGCACGACCTCGAGCTGGTCCGCCGGGCGGACTGGGTGGTGGACCTGGGGCCGGGGGGCGGCGCCGCCGGGGGACGACTGGTCTACGCCGGGCCGCCGGGGGACCTGGCCGGCCGCGCCGGGTCCGCCACCGGCGCGGCCCTGGCCGCGGCGGCCTCGCCGCCCCCCCGCCGGCCGCGCCGGAGACCCCGGCAAGGCACCCGGCGGGCCATCCGGATCCGCGGCGCCCGCCATCACAACCTCCGGGACCTCGACGTGGACATCCCCCGCGGCCGGCTCGTGGTGATCACCGGGGTCTCGGGCTCCGGGAAGTCCTCCCTGGCCTTCGACGTGGTCTTCTCGGAGGGGCAGCGGCGCTACGTGGAGGGGCTCTCCTTCTACATGCGCCAGTTCATCCGCATGTACGAGCGGCCCGAGGTGGACCGGGTGACGGGGCTCACCCCCACCGTGGCCATCGAGCAGCGGACGAGCCGGGCCGGGCCCCGCAGCACCGTGGCCACCCTCACGGAGGTGGCCCACCACCTGCGGCTCCTCTACGCCAAGGCCGCCCGGGCCTTCTGCCCCGGCTGCGGCCGCCCCCTGGAGGCCATGGACCGGGAGACCCTCCACCGGCGGATCCGGGAGGAGGCCCGGGGCGAGGCCCGGCTCCTCGCCCCCCGGGTCCGGCGCCGCAAGGGCTGGCACCGGCCGGTGGTGGAGGCGGCGGTGCGGGCCGGGCTCTCCGAGGTCCGGGTGGACGGGGTGCTCCACCGGGTGCCGCCCCCGCCGCCGCTCTCCCGCCACGGCGTCCACACCGTGGAGTGGGTCTTCGGCCCCTTCACCCCGGGGGTGCTGGCCCCGGACGCGCTCCGCGACCTGGCGGACGCGGCGCTGGCCGCCGGCGGCGGCGAGCTGGTGCTCCTCGACGCCGCCGGGGAACGCCGGCTCAGCCTCCACCATGCCTGCCCGGACTGCGGGCGCGCCCTCCCGGACCCGGACCCCCTCCTCTTCTCGTTCCACACCCCGGCCGGGGCCTGCCCGGACTGCGGCGGGCTCGGCCACCCGGAGGGAAAGGAGATCCCCTGCCCCGCCTGCGGCGGCTCCCGCCTCTGCGCCGAGGCCCGCGCCTGGCGGCTCGGCGGGCTGGGCCTCGACGCGCTCTCCGCCATGGAGATCGGCGAGGCCCGCCGCGTGCTGGCGGACTGGCTCGAGATCCCCCCGTGGGACGAGCGCCTCGACCCCGTGGGCCGCCCCCTGGCCCGGGAGGCCCTCCGGCGTCTCGAGTTCCTCGAGGCGGTGGGCCTCGACTACCTGCCCCTGGACCGGGGCGGCGACACCCTCTCGGGCGGCGAGGCCCAGCGGCTGCGCCTCGCCGCCCAGGCCGGCTCGGGTCTCTCCGGGCTCACCGTGGTGCTCGACGAGCCCACCATCGGCCTCCACCCCTCGGACACCCGCCGCCTCGTCGCCGCCCTGCGGGACCTTCGGGACCAGGGCAACACCGTGGTGGTGGTGGAACACGACGAGGAGACGCTGCTCGCCGCCGACTGGGTCCTGGACCTCGGCCCCGGCGGGGGGCGGGACGGGGGCCGCCTGGTGGCCCAGGGCCCCCCGGGGCGCATCCGCCGCAGCCGGGCCAGCGCCACCGCGGCGGCGCTCCGAAGCCCCGGCCGCCACCGCCTGGCCGGCAAGGACCGGCCGGCGCCCCCGGAACGCCGCCTCCGAATCCGGAACGTCCGCCACCGGAACCTCCGGATCCCCGAGCTCGAGATCCCCCTCGGGGCCCTGGTGGCGGTCACCGGGGTGTCGGGATCCGGCAAGACCACCCTGGTGGAGGAGGTCCTCCGGCCCGCCGTGGAGGCCCGGGGCTCGGGGCGGGCGGCCGACGGGGTCGCCGGGGCCGAGGCCCTGGCCCGGGTCGCCGTGGTGGACCATGCGCCCATCGGCCGGACGCCCCGTTCCTGCCCCGCCTCCTACGTGGGGCTCCTCGGGGTGATCCGCTCGCTCCTGGCCCGCGTGCCCGCGGCCCGGGCCCGGGGCTACGGGGCCGGCCGCTTCTCCTTCAACGTCCGGGGCGGGCGATGCGAAGACTGCGAGGGCCGCGGCAGCCGGCGGGTCCGCCTCGGCATCCTCCCCGACGTGGACGTCACCTGCGAGACCTGCGGCGGGCGCCGCTTCCGCCCCGAAACCCTGGACATCCGCTACCGGGGGCGGAACATCCACGACATCCTCTCCATGACCTTCGAGGAGGCGGCGGAGTTCTTCGCGGCGGTGCCCCCGATCCGCCGGACCGCCGAGACCGTGTGCCGGCTCGGGCTGGGCTACCTCGTCCTCGGCCAGCCGAGCCCCACCCTCTCCGGCGGCGAGGCCCAGCGGATCAAGCTGGCCAAGGAACTCGGCGCCCCGATGCGGCGGCCCGCCCTCATCCTGCTGGACGAGCCCACCACCGGGCTCCACATGGCGGACACGGCCCGCCTGGTGGACCACCTCCAGTGCCTCGTGGACCGGGGCCACACCGTGGTGGTGGTGGAACACAACCTCGACGTGATCGCGGCCGCGGACTGGATCGTGGACCTCGGCCCCGGGGGCGGGGCCCGCGGCGGGCGGCTCTGCTTCGCCGGGCGTCCCCGCGAGCTGGCCGACCCGGGGGTGGACACCCCCACGGCCCGGGCGCTGCAAGCCTACCTGGCGGGCGGCCCGCCGGACGCCGGGGCGGACCGGCGCGCCACCCGGCCGGATTAA
- the ispH gene encoding 4-hydroxy-3-methylbut-2-enyl diphosphate reductase: MKVRIARVAGFCMGVRRAMDMALAASRDAAGPVFTYGPLIHNPSALALLEARGIHVLREIPERGEGTVIIRAHGVPPEEKARLAAAGFRILDATCGRVVKVQMIVRRHAEAGDTCLLVGDPGHPEVVGILGHAGGRGRLVSTEADIEALEDPGPYIVVAQTTQDRERFEAWSRRILARFPGGRVYNTICHSTHKRQAEVRRLAAECDAVVVVGGRQSANTRRLAEIAEETGRAAFAVETDRDLDRAALSRFRRVGVTAGASTPNWIINRVVREIEALPGRHESALRRLLYRAVRFLLESNAWTAACGAALAWAAARVLGRPGVLPAAPLAAAGFVFAVHTLYRLLDHEAGRYNDPLRARFVSQHKGFMAAASAAALAGALAAAAHLGRLALPFLLSLAGLAALYCAQLLPAVRRHRLARHVPGSKALLVALAWSSVAVLMPGDAWRPPWNGEVLAVFGLAAVLVYIRSVLLEILDVQGDQIVGLETLPVLVGEKRALLLVRLLAVALALAAAGPVLAGLAPRRLLAFVPAAAYLLALTIPFEKRRMGQNLRLEAATEGACLVLLAAALAPLSP; encoded by the coding sequence GTGAAGGTCCGCATCGCCAGGGTGGCCGGCTTCTGCATGGGCGTCCGCCGGGCCATGGACATGGCCCTGGCCGCCTCCCGGGACGCCGCCGGTCCCGTCTTCACCTACGGCCCCCTCATCCACAACCCCTCCGCCCTGGCCCTCCTGGAGGCCCGGGGCATCCACGTCCTCCGGGAGATCCCGGAGCGCGGGGAGGGGACGGTGATCATCCGCGCCCACGGCGTCCCGCCGGAGGAAAAGGCCCGGCTCGCCGCCGCGGGCTTTCGCATCCTCGACGCCACCTGCGGCCGGGTGGTCAAGGTCCAGATGATCGTCCGGCGCCACGCCGAGGCCGGCGACACCTGCCTCCTCGTGGGGGACCCCGGCCACCCCGAGGTGGTGGGCATCCTGGGCCACGCCGGCGGCCGGGGCCGCCTCGTGAGCACCGAGGCGGACATCGAGGCCCTGGAGGATCCCGGCCCCTACATCGTGGTGGCCCAGACCACCCAGGACCGCGAGCGCTTCGAGGCCTGGTCCCGGCGCATCCTGGCAAGGTTCCCCGGCGGGCGCGTCTACAACACCATCTGCCACTCCACCCACAAGCGACAGGCCGAGGTCCGGCGCCTGGCCGCCGAGTGCGACGCCGTGGTGGTGGTGGGCGGGCGCCAGAGCGCCAACACCCGGCGCCTGGCCGAGATCGCCGAGGAGACCGGGCGGGCGGCCTTCGCCGTGGAGACGGACCGCGACCTCGACCGGGCCGCCCTCTCCCGCTTCCGGCGGGTGGGGGTCACGGCGGGCGCCTCCACCCCCAACTGGATCATCAACCGGGTGGTCCGGGAGATCGAGGCCCTGCCCGGCCGGCACGAGTCCGCCCTCCGCCGGCTCCTCTACCGGGCGGTCCGGTTCCTGCTGGAGTCCAACGCCTGGACCGCGGCCTGCGGCGCGGCGCTGGCCTGGGCCGCCGCCCGGGTCCTCGGCCGGCCCGGCGTCCTCCCGGCGGCGCCCCTGGCCGCGGCGGGGTTCGTCTTCGCCGTCCACACCCTCTACCGGCTCCTGGACCATGAGGCCGGCCGCTACAACGACCCCCTCCGGGCCAGGTTCGTGAGCCAGCACAAGGGGTTCATGGCCGCGGCCTCCGCGGCGGCCCTGGCCGGGGCCCTGGCCGCGGCGGCGCACCTGGGCCGCCTCGCCCTGCCCTTCCTCCTCTCCCTGGCCGGCCTGGCCGCGCTCTACTGCGCCCAGCTCCTCCCCGCCGTCCGGCGCCACCGGCTCGCCCGTCACGTCCCGGGCTCCAAGGCCCTCCTGGTGGCCCTGGCCTGGTCCTCCGTGGCCGTGCTGATGCCCGGGGACGCCTGGCGGCCCCCCTGGAACGGCGAGGTCCTGGCCGTCTTCGGCCTGGCCGCCGTCCTGGTCTACATCCGCTCGGTGCTCCTCGAGATCCTGGACGTCCAGGGCGACCAGATCGTGGGCCTCGAGACCCTCCCCGTCCTCGTCGGGGAGAAGCGGGCCCTGCTCCTGGTCCGCCTCCTGGCCGTGGCGCTGGCCCTGGCCGCGGCCGGACCGGTGCTGGCCGGCCTCGCCCCCCGCCGCCTCCTGGCCTTCGTTCCGGCCGCCGCCTACCTCCTGGCCCTCACCATCCCCTTCGAGAAGCGGCGCATGGGCCAGAACCTCCGGCTGGAGGCCGCCACGGAAGGCGCCTGCCTGGTGCTCCTGGCCGCCGCCCTGGCCCCCCTCTCGCCTTGA
- a CDS encoding glycine--tRNA ligase subunit alpha: MTFQDLILNLQSYWASRGCLLLQPYDTEVGAGTFHPATFLRALGPDPWRVAYVQPSRRPTDGRYGENPNRLQHYYQYQVVLKPSPDDVQDLYLESLAAFGLDLREHDVRFVEDDWESPTLGAWGLGWEVWLDGMEITQFTYFQQVGGIDVHPVSVEITYGLERIAMYLQGVDNVYDLAWNGEVTYGEVHHRGEVEFSRYNFEAADVAMLREAFDRHEAEARALLSAGLVLPAYDQCLKCSHTFNLLDARGAISVAERTAYIGRVRHLARGVARAYAGADGPPEAAAP, translated from the coding sequence ATGACCTTCCAGGACCTCATACTGAACCTCCAGTCCTACTGGGCCTCCCGCGGCTGCCTCCTCCTCCAGCCCTACGACACCGAGGTGGGCGCCGGGACCTTCCACCCGGCCACCTTCCTGCGCGCCCTCGGCCCCGACCCCTGGCGGGTGGCCTACGTGCAGCCCTCCCGCCGGCCCACCGACGGCCGCTACGGCGAGAACCCCAACCGCCTCCAGCACTACTACCAGTACCAGGTGGTCCTCAAGCCCTCGCCCGACGACGTCCAGGATCTCTACCTGGAGAGCCTCGCCGCCTTCGGCCTGGATCTTCGGGAGCACGACGTCCGCTTCGTGGAAGACGACTGGGAGTCCCCCACCCTGGGCGCCTGGGGGCTGGGCTGGGAGGTCTGGCTGGACGGGATGGAGATCACCCAGTTCACCTACTTCCAGCAGGTGGGGGGCATCGACGTCCACCCCGTCTCGGTGGAGATCACCTACGGTCTCGAGCGGATCGCCATGTATCTCCAGGGCGTGGACAACGTCTACGACCTCGCCTGGAACGGCGAGGTCACCTACGGCGAGGTCCACCACCGGGGCGAGGTGGAGTTCTCCCGCTACAACTTCGAGGCCGCCGACGTCGCCATGCTGCGCGAGGCCTTCGACCGGCACGAGGCCGAGGCCCGGGCCCTGCTCTCGGCGGGTCTCGTCCTCCCCGCCTACGACCAGTGTCTCAAGTGCTCCCACACCTTCAACCTCCTCGACGCCCGGGGGGCCATCAGCGTGGCGGAACGGACGGCCTACATCGGCCGGGTCCGGCACCTGGCCCGGGGTGTCGCCCGGGCCTACGCGGGGGCGGACGGCCCGCCGGAGGCCGCCGCGCCGTGA
- the glyS gene encoding glycine--tRNA ligase subunit beta: MNRRPLLFEIGTEELPAGFLPGALEALEDLARRGLEAARLAHGPVRTLGTPRRLALFVDGLAEAQADLEERLTGPPAAAAFDGKGRPTRAAEGFARKHGVDVSALSVEETDRGAYVVLDRRVPGRPALEVLPGILAGLVTALPFPKTMRWGAHDLRFARPIRWLVALFGDDVVPLALAGVRSGRESRGHRFAAPGPVAVAADLEAYRTALADRFVTADPADRRARVREAAEAAAAARGGRLLPDPELIDLNADLTEYPVAVCGDFDRRFLELPRPVLVTAMREHQKYFAVVDEAGDLLPHFVAVNNTPSPRPELVTRGHERVLRARLADAAFFFEEDRRRPLEAYVPGLADVVFHAPLGSMLDKTRRVEALARFVARRLDPAAEAGAARAARLAKADLLTEMVGEFPTLQGIMGREYALLSGETPEVADAIREHYLPVRAGGELPAGAAGAAVALADKADTVCATFAIGLQPSGTADPYGLRRLALGVIRILEDRSPPLRLDELVDAALAGLPEGLGADLDAVRREVLDFFRARLVHELAGRGHPADTVEAAVRCGFEDPADCRRRVEALEAVRGRPEFAPLGTAFKRVMNILKDFQGGGLDPERLAEPAERSLHEALSGMEAEVRQRFHDRDYEAGLVRLLDLKPHVDRFFDEVMVMAEDPAVRRNRLALLRRIADLFLAVGDLSAMAAG, from the coding sequence GTGAACCGCCGACCGCTCCTCTTCGAGATCGGGACCGAGGAGCTCCCCGCGGGCTTCCTCCCGGGGGCCCTCGAGGCCCTCGAGGACCTCGCCCGGCGGGGCCTTGAGGCGGCCCGCCTCGCCCACGGCCCGGTCCGGACCCTCGGGACCCCGCGCCGCCTCGCCCTCTTCGTGGACGGCCTCGCCGAGGCCCAGGCGGACCTGGAGGAGCGCCTCACCGGCCCGCCCGCCGCGGCGGCCTTCGACGGGAAGGGACGCCCCACCCGGGCGGCGGAGGGCTTCGCCCGCAAGCACGGGGTGGACGTCTCGGCCCTCTCGGTGGAGGAGACGGACCGGGGCGCCTACGTGGTGCTGGACCGGCGGGTCCCGGGGCGGCCCGCCCTGGAGGTCCTGCCCGGGATCCTGGCGGGCCTGGTGACGGCCCTCCCCTTCCCGAAGACCATGCGGTGGGGGGCGCACGACCTCCGCTTCGCCCGGCCCATCCGGTGGCTGGTGGCCCTCTTCGGCGACGACGTGGTCCCCCTCGCGCTGGCCGGGGTCCGCTCCGGGCGGGAGAGCCGGGGGCACCGCTTCGCGGCCCCGGGGCCGGTGGCCGTCGCCGCGGACCTCGAGGCCTACCGGACCGCCCTCGCCGACCGGTTCGTGACGGCCGACCCGGCCGACCGGCGGGCCCGGGTGCGCGAGGCCGCAGAGGCGGCCGCGGCGGCCCGGGGCGGCCGCCTCCTCCCCGACCCCGAGCTCATCGACCTCAACGCCGACCTCACCGAGTACCCCGTGGCCGTGTGCGGGGACTTCGACCGCCGGTTCCTGGAACTTCCGAGGCCGGTCCTGGTCACCGCCATGCGGGAACACCAGAAGTACTTCGCCGTGGTGGACGAGGCCGGGGACCTGCTCCCCCACTTCGTGGCCGTGAACAACACGCCCTCCCCGCGGCCGGAACTGGTCACCCGGGGGCACGAGCGGGTCCTCCGGGCCCGGCTCGCCGACGCGGCCTTCTTCTTCGAGGAAGACCGGCGCCGGCCCCTCGAGGCCTACGTCCCGGGCCTGGCGGACGTGGTCTTCCACGCCCCCCTGGGCTCCATGCTGGACAAGACCCGCCGGGTGGAGGCCCTGGCCCGCTTCGTCGCCCGGCGGCTGGACCCCGCCGCCGAGGCGGGCGCCGCCCGCGCCGCCCGCCTCGCCAAGGCCGACCTCCTCACCGAGATGGTGGGGGAGTTTCCCACCCTCCAGGGGATCATGGGCCGGGAGTACGCCCTCCTCTCCGGGGAAACGCCCGAGGTGGCCGACGCCATCCGGGAGCACTACCTCCCCGTCCGGGCCGGCGGGGAACTGCCGGCCGGAGCCGCCGGGGCCGCGGTGGCGCTGGCGGACAAGGCCGACACCGTCTGCGCCACCTTCGCCATCGGGCTCCAGCCCTCCGGGACGGCGGACCCCTACGGGCTCCGGCGCCTGGCCCTGGGCGTGATCCGGATCCTGGAGGACCGATCCCCCCCGCTCCGCCTGGACGAGCTGGTGGACGCGGCCCTCGCGGGGCTGCCGGAGGGGCTCGGGGCCGACCTCGACGCCGTGCGGCGGGAGGTCCTCGACTTCTTCCGCGCCCGCCTCGTCCACGAGCTGGCGGGCCGCGGCCACCCCGCCGACACCGTGGAGGCCGCCGTGCGCTGCGGATTCGAGGATCCCGCCGACTGCCGCCGGCGGGTGGAGGCACTGGAGGCGGTGCGGGGCCGACCCGAGTTCGCCCCCCTGGGCACGGCCTTCAAGCGGGTGATGAACATCCTGAAGGACTTCCAGGGCGGCGGGCTCGACCCGGAACGGCTCGCCGAGCCCGCGGAGCGGTCCCTCCACGAGGCCCTCTCGGGCATGGAGGCCGAAGTCCGTCAGCGGTTCCATGACCGCGACTACGAGGCCGGCCTCGTCCGCCTCCTCGACCTCAAGCCCCACGTCGACCGCTTCTTCGACGAGGTGATGGTCATGGCGGAGGACCCCGCCGTGCGCCGGAACCGCCTGGCGTTGCTCCGGCGCATCGCGGACCTCTTCCTGGCGGTGGGCGACCTCTCCGCCATGGCCGCCGGCTGA